Proteins co-encoded in one Candidatus Thiodictyon syntrophicum genomic window:
- a CDS encoding glycosyltransferase family 2 protein: MPAFNASLFIAESIDSISAQTYPNWELLVIDDGSTDATPDIVHSKAAQDRRVTYLHQENGRAAKARNLGLLHARGELVAFLDSDDLWLKDKLEIMVREFRAGDQDLLFSESYMFEERFQTNGEKHANAKRMGVIAREYSGYDGLSEFLEINRIPMLTVLCKTNILKTFQFNESMALAAEYDLWLRMLIGGCKFRAIAVPLAAYRLHPCSSTAGDRLATDTVIANIYALRQSISDQRLRELIDRKLRGWLRRKLRMVVDWEQLEGFVDMLRELHLARHLWIADVLNRMSHILFRIGKKVLGKLL; encoded by the coding sequence ATGCCAGCCTTCAATGCTTCGTTGTTCATTGCGGAAAGTATCGATAGCATATCAGCGCAGACCTATCCTAATTGGGAGTTGCTGGTGATCGATGACGGATCGACGGATGCGACTCCCGATATCGTACACAGCAAGGCGGCTCAGGATCGGCGAGTAACATACCTGCACCAAGAGAATGGACGGGCAGCTAAGGCAAGAAATCTCGGTTTGCTCCATGCGCGAGGAGAATTGGTTGCCTTTCTGGACTCAGACGATCTCTGGTTGAAGGATAAGCTTGAGATTATGGTTAGAGAGTTTCGGGCGGGCGATCAGGATCTGCTGTTTTCCGAGAGCTATATGTTTGAGGAGCGCTTTCAGACTAACGGGGAGAAGCATGCCAATGCAAAAAGGATGGGGGTTATTGCTCGCGAATACTCTGGCTACGACGGGCTTAGTGAGTTTTTGGAGATTAATCGAATCCCGATGCTGACCGTTTTGTGTAAGACGAATATACTGAAGACCTTTCAATTTAACGAGAGTATGGCCTTGGCGGCAGAGTATGATTTGTGGCTCAGAATGCTGATTGGTGGATGTAAGTTCAGGGCGATCGCAGTGCCGCTAGCCGCCTATCGTTTGCATCCTTGTTCTTCGACTGCGGGCGATCGATTGGCAACCGATACAGTGATTGCAAATATCTACGCTTTACGCCAGTCGATCAGTGACCAAAGACTAAGGGAACTCATTGATAGGAAGTTGCGGGGATGGCTGCGAAGAAAGTTGCGGATGGTGGTTGATTGGGAGCAATTAGAGGGGTTTGTTGACATGCTTAGGGAGTTACACCTGGCACGACACCTCTGG